One segment of Pseudoalteromonas rubra DNA contains the following:
- a CDS encoding PilZ domain-containing protein, whose protein sequence is MIHEDKRRFMRMMVNTQAQLTVLSSGHKLHGTCHDLSATGLSIIVEEPLEINEMLDVFIDSHGGSVPPLNAHVKVIRCGNNSEGEGYMLGLEIVQFN, encoded by the coding sequence ATGATACATGAGGATAAACGGCGCTTTATGCGCATGATGGTCAATACCCAGGCACAGTTAACCGTGTTGTCCTCGGGGCATAAACTGCACGGTACCTGCCACGACTTAAGTGCCACGGGATTATCAATCATTGTTGAGGAACCCCTGGAGATCAATGAAATGCTGGATGTGTTTATTGACAGCCATGGTGGATCGGTTCCTCCTCTCAACGCACATGTTAAAGTTATCCGGTGTGGTAATAACAGCGAAGGTGAAGGCTATATGCTTGGGCTGGAAATTGTGCAGTTTAATTAG